In Arenicella xantha, the genomic window GTTCATCAGGCGATGGCTCAGGCGGATTTACGACGTTATGTGAACATCTTTATGCGCGACGAGGCGGCTACCTCACTGACTATTCCGAGCGGACTTGATATCGATGAGTATCGACATAACCTACAACAGCGATACGATAACAGCGCACTGCAACACCGCACCTACCAAATTGCGATGGACGGTAGCCAAAAGATACCGCAGCGCTTGTTAAGCACACTGCGTTTTCACTTAGCACACAACGGTCCGATTGAAGCCTCCAGTCTCGCGATTGCAGCATGGATGCGCTATGTGATGGCACACCGTGAAAATGGCGAACCATTTGAAGTCCAAGACCCGTTGGCAGCGCGCTTCAAGGCGGTCGTTAACGACGCGGAGAAAGATCCCGTAAAACTGGTTACTGGTTTATTAGGCATACGCGAAATCTTTGCTGATGACCTTATTCAAAACCAACGTTTATGCGATGAACTAACCAAGTCGCTGAGATCATTGTTAGCAGTCGGCGCGCTTAAAACCCTCGCGAAATTTTGAGCGACGTTTATTTAAGCGCCGCTCAGCTTATTTAAGTTGAGTTAGTTACGCTCTCAAGCAAGCTTAGCTTGCGCTATACAATGGCGCAACATACAGCACCGCGCCCGCGGCGGGCGCACCGCTAACCGAGCCACCTTCAACTTCACGGCTCACGGCGAGTGCTGAAGCGCCATCCAGTGATACATCAATGAGTTGCCGCGTTAACACTCCAGATTTTGGCAATAAGCCGAGTGATACCGGAGCCACGCCTTCACCGGCTAACAACCATAACTCGTAGTCTTGCTGACTCGGCAAAGCGGGTACTTTTAGAGCCACAGCTTCAAGCTTGCGGCCTTGATCACTCAAGGTAATCGACCACAAAGGCTGGCTGTCAGCGGTCTGCATAACGGCCACAAAATCAAACGAGTCGGACTCCGCGGGCGGCCGCTGGTTCCACTGCAAAACGAACATGGCTATTAATGCGGCACTAGCCAGCACCGCCAGTCCACGCCACCATGAAGTCGATGATGAATGCTTCTGGGCTTCCCCAAATAGTCGAGTCTGAATTGCAGACCACGTTGATGAGCTCGGCGTCACCGCTGCTGATTGACCATCTAGATGACTAAAATGCTGTTCCCATTTTGCCACTTCATCACGATACGACGCGTCAGACTGCAATAGACTTTGAAAGCGCTGACGTGCCAAACCTTGCAATGTTCCAACTACATATGCGGCGCTCAACTGAGCGCGTAATTCTGGGTTCTGATATCTCATTGTGACAAGCACTCCTTCAACGATGACAGTCCACGTCGTATCCAGCTTTTTATAGTCCCGAGCGGATTATTAGTTTTCACGCTTAATTCTTGATGAGTGTAGCCACCCAGATACGCTGCGACGATGGCTTCTCGCTGTTCGATATTTAGTCGATTAAGACAACGCGACAATTGCAATTGATCAGAATCAAGCTCTGCGCCAACTTCACTTAATGGCTCGGCAACCGCCTCATTTGTCACCGTTTCAACTTGGCGCTGCCCCTTGCGTAAGTAATCAATAGCCGTGTAACGCGCAATACTACCTAACCACGTCATTGCTTGACTGTGGTCTGCTCGATAAGAGCCCGCTCGATGCCAGACCTTGATATACACCTCTTGCAAAAGGTCTTCGCTCAAATTTCGGTCAGGAATCATTCTCAGTAAAATTGACAGCAAACGTGGTGATGTCGCCCGATATAGCTTCTCAAATTCAGCTCGGTCTCCGAGACTGACACGGCTGAGTGACCGAGAGAGCTGTTGATTGTCATTCTGCATCGCCATTGCTTAGTACACGCGGGTTAAATTTTCTAGTGGTCTTTCTATCACAGTCGCGAGCTGAATTAAGCACAAAAGCAAAAAATAACTGTTTATTTCAAATTACTGCATCCAAGAGCTAACTCTGGTCGTATATAGGGTTATAGATAAATGATTAAGTGACGACAATACCTCGGGTTGGGGTGCTTGGTAGGGGCGACAGCAGATACGATCTCCAGTAAATCAAACCGGCTATTCTTAACTAGAATTGGCCGAGTTATCTGCTGCCGCCCCTACATTTTTCCGGTTGCGAAAGGATCACCGCGACAAACCACGGTACTCTTTAATTTATGCCCCCCCACTTTAATACTGCCCTTGCTTCAATACTGACGTTAAGCCGCTCCCCTTTTGGTCATAGCAATCATCGCGACATTTGCTTTACGTTTACGTAAACGTAACTTTGGTCTATACTGAGTTTCAATACCATAAAACAGCTCCATGCTTAGTTCTACAGCATATGTTAGTAGCCACATTGACTAGCAGCTGTATTTACCCAAGATCCATATAGCAAAACTCAGAACTGTGCCACTGAAACCCAAGCACGATGACCCAAACCAATATGACCAAACGTTATTCTATTCGAGAGCTAGCTGAAGAATTTGATATCACCACGCGTGCCCTTCGGTTTTACGAAGAGAAAGGACTCTTAACGCCGACCCGATCCAAGCAAACCCGTACTTACGGAAACGCTGACCGAACCCGATTACGATTAATCTTACGCGGTAAGCGACTTGGCCTGACTCTTGAAGAAAGCAGCGACATTATTCGCATGTATAACCCTGGTGCAGGAAATCAACAGCAAATCCAAACCTTGATCAGCAAGATTCGCGATAAACGCGCGCAGCTGATTTTGCAACAACAGGATTTGGAACACATGCTACTCGATTTAGCCGATGCCGAAGAACGTTGCTTACAAGCCTTAAATGACGCGCCGCAACAACGCAAAGCATAAAACACCCAGACAAACCAACTGATTGACGAAACGACTATGACCACTAGCTATCCGACCCTGCAACACTTTCTTGGCGAAGAACTTGATATGTTGCGCGACATGACCCACCAATTCGCGCAGGCGGAAATTGCACCACGTGCCGCCGACATCGATCGAGACAACCTTTTCCCTGCCGATTTATGGCAAAAATTCGGTGACCTGGGCTTACTTGGCATTACTGTCTCAGAAGAATACGGTGGCAGCAACATGGGTTACTTGGCACATGTTTTGGCGATGGAAGAGATTAGCCGCGCCTCGGCCTCAGTCGGCCTGTCTTATGGTGCTCACTCAAATTTATGCGTCAATCAAATTTTTAAAAACGGCAACGATGCGCAGAAACAAAAATACCTGCCTAAATTATGCTCCGGCGAGCATATTGGTGCGCTCGCCATGTCTGAGCCTAATGCCGGATCCGACGTCGTCAGCATGAAACTCCGTGCCGACAAGCGCGGTGATCATTATGTGTTGAATGGCAACAAAATGTGGATCACTAATGGTCCCGACGCCGACACCTACGTAGTCTATGCAAAAACCGATGTGAATGGTGGCTCTAAAGGCATAACCGCCTTCATTATAGAGCGCGGCTTTGCCGGGTTTACTCAAGCTCAGAAGTTAGACAAACTCGGAATGCGTGGTTCGAACACATGTGAATTAGTCTTTCAAGACTGCGCCGTACCAGAGGAGAATATCCTAGGCTTTGAAGGTGGCGGAGTGCGCGTACTGATGTCAGGTCTGGACTATGAACGCACCGTTCTCTCCGGTGGGCCGGTCGGTATTATGCAAGCCTGTTTGGACTTGGTTGTTCCCTATGTGCACGAACGCAAACAATTCGATAAAGCCATCGGCGAATTTCAACTAATGCAGGGCAAGCTTGCCGATATGTATACCTCGCTAAGCGCGTGTCGCTCGTACTTGTATGCAGTTGCCCGTGCATGCGATGCCAACCACGAAAGCCGCAAAGACGCCGCCGCAGTAATTTTATTTACCGCTGAGCAAGCTACCCAAATGGCGTTACAGGCGATTCAGGCACTAGGCGGCAACGGTTATATTAACGAGTACCCGGCTGGACGCTTGTTGCGCGATGCGAAGCTCTACGAGATTGGAGCGGGTACCTCAGAGGTCAGGCGTATGCTAATTGGCCGTGAATTATTTGCCGAGACACGATAAGCGCCTATGAGCATTTTAGAATCCAAGATCAACCCGCGTTCGGCCGAATTCCTAGATAACGCGGCGCATATGCAGGCCCAAGTTGACGACCTGCACGGTTTGATTGACGACATTAAACTTGGCGGCGGTGAGTCGTATCAAGCACGTCACAAATCGCGCGGCAAACTGTTGGCTCGCGAGCGTATCGACGCGCTACTTGACCCCGGCTCTCCTTTTTTGGAGCTGTCACAATTAGCCGCACACGCCGTATACGGTAACGAAACAGTCGCTGCGGCTGGCATTGTCACAGGCATCGGTCGAGTTGCTGGTCAAGAGTGCATGATCGTGGCAAATGACGCCACGGTTAAGGGGGGCACTTACTACCCATTAACAGTCAAGAAGCACCTCCGTGCGCAAGCTATTGCGGCGCAGAACCACCTACCCTGCGTGTATTTGGTGGACTCAGGTGGCGCAAACTTACCGCGCCAAGACGAGGTGTTTCCAGACCGCGAACATTTCGGTCGAATATTTTTTAATCAAGCCAATATGTCGGCGAAGAATATTCCGCAGATCGCGGCCGTCATGGGCTCGTGTACCGCTGGCGGCGCGTATGTGCCAGCCATGGCGGATGAATCAATTATTGTCAAAGATCATGCCACCATTTTTTTAGCCGGACCGCCACTAGTGAAGGCAGCGACTGGCGAGGTGGTCACCGCACAAGAACTAGGCGGTGCCGAAGTACATTGTCGTGAATCCGGGGTTGCCGACCATTATGCTCGTAATGACCATCATGCACTTGAGCTGGTTCGACAGTCCGTCAGCCGACTAAATCGGGTCAAACCGAAAGACATTGATATTAAGTCCAGTGTTGAACCTCGCTACGACGCTAAAGAAATCTACGGCATCATTCCTAAAAGCCTGACACAACCGTTTGACGTTCGCGAAATTATCGCGCGTATTGTGGATGACTCGGACTTTGATGAGTTTAAAGCGCTGTTTGGCACAACCTTAGTATGCGGATTTGCACGACTACATGGGTTTCCAGTTGGAATTGTAGCCAACAATGGCATTCTATTTAGCGAATCCGCACAGAAAGGCGCGCACTTTATTGAGCTCTGCGCACAACGAAAAATCCCCTTAGTATTTCTACAAAACATCACCGGCTTTATGGTTGGCAAGCAATACGAGGCCGGTGGCATCGCTAAGCATGGTGCCAAAATGGTAACCGCCGTTTCGTGTGCCAAAGTTCCCAAATTCACTGTATTGATTGGTAATTCTTATGGCGCTGGCAACTACGGCATGTGCGGTCGCGCTTATGACCCAAATTTTCTATTCATGTGGCCCAACGCCCGCATTTCGGTGATGGGAGGTGAGCAGGCAGCGGGGGTTCTCGCGCAGGTCAAAGGTGCTCAGAAAGAACGCGCTGGTGAATCATGGTCAGCCGCACAAGAAGCCGCATTTAAACAGCCAGTACTCGATACTTATGAGCAACAAGGTCACCCATACTACGCGTCGGCTCGACTATGGGACGACGGCGTTATTGATCCGGCAGAAACTCGCAACGTATTAGCACTGGCTATTGCCGCCGCCCTAAACAAACCAATTGAAGACACGCAGTTCGGCGTGTTCCGAATGTAATTATGAGCCAAAACATTCAACTCGATAGCGACGCACGCGGCGTGGCAACAGTCACCTTAAACCGCGCTGAGAAACACAATGCGTTCGACGATCAAATCATACTCGAACTAACCGAGCTATTCGTTCAGCTGGACGCCGACCCGACGATTCGAGTTGTCATACTGGCCGCTGCCGGAAAGAGCTTCTCAGCCGGCGCAGACCTAGCGTGGATGCAACGCATGGCAAGTTATACAGAGTCAGAAAACCTGGCCGACGCGAAGGCGCTGGCAACGATGCTACACCGCTTAAATTCGCTATCAAAACCGACCATTGCAAAAGTACAAGGTGCGGCATTCGGTGGCGCGGTCGGCTTAGTGAGTTGTTGCGATATGGCGATCGCCAGTGAGCACGCTAGTTTTTGTTTAAGTGAAGTAAAGATCGGCCTACTGCCAGCCACTATTGCGCCCTACGTCATTCAGGCCATTGGGCAACGTGCAGCACGACGTTACTTCTTGACCGCTGAACGGTTCTCCGCCAGCACCGCAACTCAGTTGGGGTTAGTGTCTAGCACCGTCAGTGCCGATCAGCTCGACGCGCACGTCGAGCAATTGGTCGAAACATTATTGGCCAACAGCCCTGCCGCACTAGCCGCATCGAAATGTTTAATCGACGAAGTTAGCAATCGTTCTATCGACGATGCGCTAATGAATAACACCAGTGCACGAATCGCCGCCATTCGCGTTTCACCTGAAGGCCAAGAAGGGCTCACAGCATTTCTTGAGAAACGCTCGCCCAACTGGCTTCCTAAATAACCCATTCTTGACGACCGACTAAGCCTAACCATGTTCGACAAAATATTAATCGCAAACCGTGGTGAAATTGCCTGCCGCATTATCCAAACAGCGCAGCGACTCAACGTCAAAACGGTGGCCGTCTATTCCGATGCAGACCACCGAGCATTGCATGTAAAGATGGCCGATGAAGCAATTCATATCGGCGCAGCGCCATCGGCTGACTCATATCTAAGAGGCGACGTAATCATTAACGCAGCGCTGCAATGCGGCGCCCAAGCAGTGCATCCGGGTTATGGCTTTTTATCTGAAAATGCCCAGTTTGCTGAACAATGTGCGGCAAACGGCTTAGTGTTTATTGGGCCACCAGCAGCAGCTATTCGTGCCATGGGCTCGAAATCAGCGGCCAAGACTATTATGCAAGATGCCGGTGTACCGTTGGTGCCGGGCTACCATGGCGCAGACCAAGCTCGTGATTTATTAAAGCGCGCCGCCGACGACATGGGTTACCCCGTGCTATTGAAAGCAGTCGCCGGTGGTGGCGGCAAAGGTATGCGCCAAGTCTGGGATGCCAACGAATTTGATGACGCATTAGACGACGCTAAACGCGAAGCTAAAGCCAGCTTCGGCAACGACGATATGTTGGTCGAGAAATACCTGACCCAACCACGTCACGTTGAAGTTCAAGTGTTCTGTGACACGCAAGGCAACGGTGTTTATTTATTCGAGCGTGATTGCTCAATTCAGCGTAGACACCAGAAGATTCTAGAGGAGGCGCCAGCACCTAATTTACCCGCTGGCACGCGCGAGAAAATGGGGGATGCGGCAGTGCGCGCGGCGCAAGCAATTGATTACGTTGGCGCTGGCACGGTAGAGTTTCTGCTGGATACCGATGGTTCATTTTACTTTATGGAAATGAATACTCGCCTTCAAGTTGAACACCCGGTGACCGAGATGATTACCGGCCAAGACTTAGTCGAATGGCAACTGCACGTAGCCGGAGGCAACCCTCTGCCATGCGAACAATCTGCATTGCAAATTAACGGCCACGCCTTTGAAGCCCGCATCTATGCCGAAGACGCGGACAACGATTTTATGCCTGCAACTGGCAAGCTAGACTATGTCTCGCTACCGTCGAGTAACGCACATGTCCGTGTCGACACTGGCGTGGTACAAGGTGACGCGGTGACGCCCTACTATGACCCAATGATTGCCAAGTTAATTGTTTGGGATACCGACCGTGATAAAGCCATCGCACGATTAAGCGACGCGCTGAATGCGTACCGGATTGGCGGTGTTACCACCAACATCCCGTTTCTGCATCGCTTGGCGGGGCATCCAGCCTTGATCGCAGCCGATTTAGATACCGGCTTTTTAGTCAAACACCACGAAGCGTTATTCGAACAAGCATTCAGCCCGTCGACAGAGCTGGTGCCGTTGGCATGTCTGTTTCTGCAGCTACGGCGAGAACAGCACAGCTGCGCGGCTAAAATTACTGGTAATAGCAATCGTTTAGCGTCTCCATGGGATGAAGTCTCTCCATGGGATGAAGTCTCCTCATGGCGACTAAATCAAACCAACACCTACCACGATACGCTGATTTGGAATGGTGAGCGCATCGACTACGCTTTGGAAGTTCAGGGTAATCGAGTTGACCGCCGCTACCAGATTACTGTGAACGATCAAGACTTCGCCGCTGTCGGTATACTGAATAATGATGTTTTAACAGCAACCATCAACGGCCACCGAACATCGGTCGCAATGGCCGCACACGATACCCATTTCATTGCCTTTGATGGCGCAACACCGATTTCTTTCCATGTCGAATCTGATGATACCGGTGTCGCGGAAGAAGCCAGTAACGCAGGCAACTTTAACGCACCCATGAATGGCACGATTGTCGAAGTTAAAGCGAATCAAGGTGATACCGTCGCGGCTGGTTCAGTATTGCTAGTAATGGAGGCGATGAAAATGCAACACACGATCAAAGCGCCAAGCGACGGCATAGTAAGCGAACTGTATTGCGTTGTCGGCGACTTGGTCGATGGTGGTGCTGAACTACTGCGCTTCGAAGCGCTTGCGGAGTAACTACATGAACTACCCGTCAACCGTCAAGTTGGTCGAAGTCGGCCCGCGCGATGGGCTACAAAACGAAGCGCGAACCATTCCAGTAGAAGACAAGGTCGAACTAGTCAATCGTTTGTCGCAGACCGGTCTTAAAACCATCGAGACCGGTAGTTTCGTGTCGGCCAAATGGGTTCCTCAAATGGCCAACAGTGACGAGGTGTTTAAACGCATTGAGCGGTTTGAAGGGGTCACCTATTCGGCACTCACGCCCAATTTATTCGGTCTTAATGCGGCTGTCGAAGCCGGCGTCGACGAAGTCGCTGTGTTTGGTGCTGCATCGGAATCCTTCTCACAAAAAAATATCAATTGCAGCATCGCTGAAAGCTTAGCGCGTTTTGCACCACTAGTTGAAGCTGCAACGGCTCAGGGCATCGCTGTGCGCGGCTATGTATCCTGTGTGGTTGGCTGCCCTTATGAAGGCGCGATTGAACCAAGCGCGGTAGCCGAGGTCGCGCACCGATTGCTTGACATGGGTTGCTATGAAATATCGCTTGGTGACACGATTGGTGTCGGCACGCCAAACTCAGTTAAGCAGATGCTTACGGCCGTGATGCAAACAATTCCAACACACCAATTAGCCATGCACTGCCACGACACTTACGGACAAGCCATTGCTAACATCCATAGCGCATTGCAAATGGGAATAAGCATCTTTGATAGCTCTGTGGCTGGCCTTGGCGGTTGCCCTTATGCAAAAGGTGCGTCAGGCAATGTAGCCACAGAAGACGTGTTGTACCTACTTAACGGGCTGGGCATTCACACTGGCGTTAATTTGGATCAGGTGGTCGCGATCGGCCAGTTCATTTCTCAACGTCTAGAACGCGACAACCAGTCAAAAGCGGGTAAAGCACTCGCTGCCAAAACCGGATAAGTTGCACCTTAGGTAATGACATCTGGAGCACTTCGACCAGTGAACTGCTGAATCTGAGCTATCTGGTCCGCCGCCTGTAAAACCTCGGCAAGTGCCTGCTGAGGGTCCATCTGCAAGCGATCGGGAGCGTCTTCAAATCGATCGCAGTAAAGACGCAGGGTTGCGCCGGAGGTTTCGGTTCCAGACAATCGTAGAACGATTCGCGCGCCTTCCGCAAACTGAATTCGGATACCCTGTGACTGACTCACACTTTGATCAATCGGGTCGGTGTAGGCAAAATCGTCCGCCGAGGCGACGGTCAGCCCGACATAAGTTTGACCAATCAGCTGAGGCAACATCTGTCGCAGGCGTGAGACCAAATTACTCGCTGACTCGCTATCAACCCCTTCGAAGTCATGACGTGTGAAGTAATCGCGGCCATAACGTTGCCAGTGCTCGGTCACTACTTGTTGCGGCGTTTTTCCGGATTCAGCCAATATATTCAGCCAGAACAATACCGCCCACAGACCGTCTTTTTCACGCACGTGGTCTGATCCAGTGCCAAAACTTTCCTCACCACATAAGACGATGCGACCCGCATCCATCAAGTTACCAAAGAACTTCCAACCTGTCGGCGTTTCAAAGCACTCAATTCCGCGAACGGTCGCGACGCGGTCCACCGCCGGACTGGTTGGCATTGATCGTGCCACACCTGATAAACCTTGTTGGTAACCAGGAATTTTCTCCGCATATGCCGCTAACACCGCTAAGGAATCGCATGGATTTATATAGAAATTCTTGCCCAGTACCATATTGCGATCACCGTCGCCGTCAGATGCCGCAGCAAATACCAGCGCCGGATCCGCATTAACCTTTTCGACTAGCTCTTTAGCATGCACTAAGTTTGGGTCGGGATGGTGTCCGCCAAAATCTTCTGACGGAACCCCATTTATAACCGTGCCAGCCGCGGCACCTAAGCGACGCTCTAATATCTCGATAGCATAGGGCCCAGTAATGGCATGCATACCATCAAAACACATCGCAAAATCATCACGCTGCAACAGGCGCGATATCTTAGCGAAATCAAAGATGGACTCCATCAGATTGGCGTAATCTGCGACCGGATCAATGATTTCGATCGTCACGCCGGCAACTTGAGTTTTACCCAAGGTATCGAGGTCGATGTCGTCGATTTGTGCGCTCAAATAATGATCTAACGATTGAGTCTGACTAAAAATCTGATTGGTAACCGCTTCGGTCGCTGGCCCACCGTTTTCGCCGTTGTACTTAATCCCAAAATCCTCATCAGGGCCAGCAGGATTATGACTCGCCGACAGAATGATGCCGCCAAAGGTTTGATATTGACGAATTAAACACGAGGCTGCCGGGGTTGATAACAAGCCACCTTGACCCACAATAAGACGCGTAAACCCATTGCCTATCGCTAAGCGTAAAATAGTTTGAATAGCTGCTCGATTAAAGTAACGTCCATCACCACCGATCACTAAGGACTTGTCTTGGCAATTTCCCAACACATTGAAGATGGCTTGTACAAAATTCTCTAAATACCCAGGCTGAGCGAACTCAGAGACCTTTTTACGCAGACCCGATGTGCCAGGTTTTTGCCCTTCGAATGGCTTAGTTTCTACCTTAATAACGTTCATATTCCTGTTTGGTTTTTGACTAGTTGTGGACATTGGGCTGGCTCTGGTCGAGGCAGCTTCTAAGCAATGACCTTATCTTGCCCTATCTTAGCCAATTATGCCGCCTTCGTGTATGTCAACCGCCCGATCTATTTCAGCACTGCATCTCACACCACTGGCAAGCACGGTAAACTGCTAAAATATTCTAGGTGTTATAGCTCTCCTCGTGACCACGCTCAATCGTGAGCTATGTTGACAGCATTGCCACAAGCTAAACCAAGTCGAGAGATAGTAAAATTTAACCTAACGCGATTGTTTAAAATAGTCCAAATGAAAGAACCGATAAAACTAATTTTATTCGACCTTGGCGGAGTGCTAGTAGAACTAGGCCCATCGCCGCTGCCGTCTGATTGGCTCCATCATGCGTCGCCGAGTTTTAGCGTGAAAGAGTGGTTTAGTTCACCAAGCGCTACCCATTTCGAACGTGGACTTTGTACACCGATGGAGTTTGCCACCGCGCTTAAAAGTGAATTGGGTATTACCGCTAGCAGGCGAGATATTTTGTCGGCGTTTAAGGATTGGCCTCGCGGACTAATGCCCGGCGTCACGACCTTACTCGAGCAGCTAGCACCACACTATCGACTCGCGGTACTGTCTAATTCAAACGAAATTCATTGGCCGCAACTGAGTCAAGAATTAGGTCTACAGCATTATATGGAGCAACTATATTCATCACACTTACTGCATAAGTCAAAACCCGACCCCGCGATTTTTCAACAGGTCTTAAACGAGCTATCACTGGTTCCTGAACAAGTGCTATTTTTTGACGATAACCAACACAATATCGACAGCGCGCAAGCGCTGGGAATACGAAGTCACTTAGTCAATGGGCCGCAAGAGATTCGTCATATTCTAGACTTCCCAGTGCTGCAAACATAAAGTTTTAGAGCGCGACACTTACCATTGCGCAACACCTTTATGCTTCACACACGTGAAGATGCCATACTAGCTAGATATTGATGCTCATCCGCACTAATACTTAGCTAGAGGACCCTATGACCAATTCATTTGATACGCTTTCAACCTTCACTGCCAACGGCCGCGATTACCATTTTTACAGCCTGCCGAAACTGGCCGATAAGTACGACTTGCAAACACTGCCGTTTGCGCAAAAGATACTGCTAGAAAATTTGCTCCGGCACGAAGACGGTCGAGATATTAGCCAGAGCGATATCGAGGCACTCCTAGGCTGGGACGCCAGCGCCGAACCCAGCACCGAAATCGCCTTCACACCAGCACGCGTACTGCTGCAAGATTTCACCGGCGTTCCGGCTGTGGTCGATTTGGCCGCAATGCGAGAAGCGGTAGTAGCTTTAGGTGGCAATGCCGAACAAATCAACCCATTGTCTCCGGTCGAACTGGTTATCGACCATTCAGTGCAAATCGATTATTTCGGCACCAATGAAGCGCTTGACCTCAACGCCAAAATCGAATTCCAACGTAATAAAGAACGCTATCAGTTCTTGAAATGGGGCCAAGGCGCGTTTGATGATTTTGCCGTGGTGCCGCCGTCAACCGGCATCGTGCACCAAGTCAATCTTGAGTATCTAGCGCGAGTAGTGTTTGCCAAGGAGAAAGACGGCAAGTTGATGGCGTACCCAGACACCTTAGTGGGCACCGATTCACACACTACAATGATCAATGGGATTGGGGTACTAGGCTGGGGCGTAGGCGGTATTGAAGCCGAAGCGGCGATGTTGGGGCAGCCCATCTCAATGCTAATTCCGCAAACCGTTGGCTTTAAATTGACCGGGAAATTACCCGAAGGAGCCACCGCGACCGACTTAGTTTTAACCGTGGTACAAATGCTACGCGAATACGGCGTGGTCGGAAAATTTGTTGAGTTCTTTGGTGACGGTTTAGATCACCTGCCATTAGCGGATCGTGCGACTATCGCCAATATGGCCCCTGAATACGGCGCTACCAGTGGTATTTTTCCAATTGATGACGAAGTATTGCGATACCTGCGTCTATCGGGGCGCGATGAAGAACAGATTAATTTAGTCGAGGCATACGCCAAAGCGCAAGGCATGTTCCGCCACGCTGACCAGCCAGAAGCAGTGTACTCAGGGCTATTGAGTTTAGATATGTCGACAGTATTACCCAGCTTGGCAGGCCCTAAACGCCCGCAAGACCGCGTGTTATTGTCCGAATCTAAAGCCGCTTTTGCCGATACCTTGACGTCAATGGCTGACCCAAGCCGGCCCACATCAGTGAGCGTAACACAAGGCGACAACACCTTTGAATTACAGCACGGAGCAGTGGTTATCGCGGCTATCACTTCGTGCACTAACACCTCAAACCCAGCAGTCATGCTCGGTGCTGGCCTATTGGCGCGCAATGCTGTAGCCAAAGGCTTAACCGTCAAACCATGGGTCAAAACATCATTAGCGCCGGGCTCTCAGGTGGTTACCGACTACTTGCGCAAGGCGGATGTATTAGACGACCTTGAGTCTCTGGGCTTTAATGTGGTGGGTTACGGCTGCACTACCTGCATCGGTAATTCGGGTCCACTG contains:
- the acnA gene encoding aconitate hydratase AcnA, producing MTNSFDTLSTFTANGRDYHFYSLPKLADKYDLQTLPFAQKILLENLLRHEDGRDISQSDIEALLGWDASAEPSTEIAFTPARVLLQDFTGVPAVVDLAAMREAVVALGGNAEQINPLSPVELVIDHSVQIDYFGTNEALDLNAKIEFQRNKERYQFLKWGQGAFDDFAVVPPSTGIVHQVNLEYLARVVFAKEKDGKLMAYPDTLVGTDSHTTMINGIGVLGWGVGGIEAEAAMLGQPISMLIPQTVGFKLTGKLPEGATATDLVLTVVQMLREYGVVGKFVEFFGDGLDHLPLADRATIANMAPEYGATSGIFPIDDEVLRYLRLSGRDEEQINLVEAYAKAQGMFRHADQPEAVYSGLLSLDMSTVLPSLAGPKRPQDRVLLSESKAAFADTLTSMADPSRPTSVSVTQGDNTFELQHGAVVIAAITSCTNTSNPAVMLGAGLLARNAVAKGLTVKPWVKTSLAPGSQVVTDYLRKADVLDDLESLGFNVVGYGCTTCIGNSGPLPPAIGSAVRDNDLVVASVLSGNRNFEGRIHADVKTNYLASPPLVVAYAIAGNMNIDLYNEPLGQDHEGRDVFLKDVWPSNHEIQQVITDNVNPQMFIDSYASVFNGNPQWNAVDAPQGAQYDWLDASTYIRNPPYFDGMTMQVEEVKDIHGARCLALLGDSITTDHISPAGSIAADSPAAKYLAEQGVQPADFNSYGSRRGNHEVMMRGTFANVRLKNQLAPGTEGGWTTHIPSGEVMPIFDASMQYQDDKTPLVVLGGKEYGTGSSRDWAAKGTILLGVKAVLTESFERIHRSNLVGMGVLPLNYLPGDSAASLGLTGQETFDITGLDNGKAKTVDITATANDGKQTQFKARVRLDTPKEIDYYRNGGILHYVLRQLAAKT